Proteins co-encoded in one Candidatus Kuenenbacteria bacterium genomic window:
- a CDS encoding HD domain-containing protein, producing the protein MTKSLNIKFENGVRFLVQHFPPSDENSRKPVLFHDIRVGVYLYNHGYSEDAVLAGLLHDAIEWSNATEDMVKDEFGEKVLKLVLANTKDDTIEDKHEKTAELIQRCVKNGRDALIIKTADILDSFKWYASQDSIEQLKYCMRNANAIFKYKESDFVDPIFDELKTWKEKFEHLSE; encoded by the coding sequence ATGACAAAATCACTTAATATAAAGTTTGAAAATGGCGTTCGCTTTTTAGTACAACATTTTCCACCTTCTGATGAAAATAGCAGAAAACCAGTTTTGTTTCACGACATCAGAGTTGGTGTATATCTATATAATCACGGTTACTCCGAAGATGCTGTCTTGGCTGGCTTGCTCCATGACGCCATTGAATGGTCTAACGCAACGGAAGACATGGTAAAAGATGAGTTCGGAGAAAAAGTATTGAAACTTGTTCTTGCTAATACGAAAGACGACACCATTGAAGATAAACATGAGAAAACCGCCGAACTCATCCAGCGCTGTGTAAAAAACGGACGGGATGCGCTTATCATAAAAACTGCCGATATTTTAGATTCTTTCAAGTGGTACGCCAGCCAAGACAGCATTGAACAACTCAAATACTGTATGCGAAACGCGAACGCCATTTTCAAGTACAAGGAAAGTGATTTTGTTGATCCGATATTTGATGAACTAAAGACGTGGAAAGAAAAGTTTGAGCATTTGAGCGAGTAA